Proteins encoded together in one Prunus dulcis chromosome 3, ALMONDv2, whole genome shotgun sequence window:
- the LOC117620669 gene encoding uncharacterized protein LOC117620669, whose translation MVLQETIHNSKNFFHRTLGNLKSFFFGGYKKLPKTLSFNPFYCGRDPKYHQTDQFYTDFYDDWESTLDKANKRDSASKEPTKEDDACSGSFLDFSKQSPKKSKQEGGLKQKKQMGSSHHLGKKEVQSSLQSMNGGSLAKKMKEFEMVDTSDVEQVLDVEEALHYYSRLKSPVYVDIVDKFFLDMYSDFSVPRASININNSKRRLGSQRLGSIRL comes from the coding sequence ATGGTGCTACAAGAAACCATTCATAACAGCAAAAACTTCTTTCACAGAACTCTTGGAAACCTCAAGTCCTTCTTCTTTGGTGGATACAAGAAATTGCCCAAAACCCTTTCCTTCAATCCCTTCTATTGTGGGCGAGACCCGAAATATCACCAAACAGATCAGTTCTACACTGATTTTTATGATGACTGGGAGTCTACTCTAGATAAGGCAAACAAGAGAGATAGTGCTTCAAAAGAACCAACAAAGGAAGATGATGCATGTAGTGGGAGTTTTCTGGATTTTTCAAAGCAGAGTCCTAAGAAGAGTAAACAAGAAGGGGGATTAAAGCAAAAGAAGCAGATGGGAAGTTCTCATCATctgggaaaaaaagaagttcagtCATCTTTGCAGAGCATGAATGGAGGAAGCTTAGctaaaaaaatgaaggaattCGAAATGGTGGATACCAGTGATGTAGAACAAGTGCTGGATGTAGAAGAGGCACTTCATTACTACTCTCGCCTCAAAAGTCCGGTATACGTTGACATTGTTGATAAGTTCTTCTTGGATATGTACTCGGACTTCTCTGTTCCGCGGGCGTCTATCAACATCAACAATTCAAAGAGGAGACTTGGGTCGCAGAGACTTGGCTCAATTAGGTTGTAG
- the LOC117620668 gene encoding ATP-dependent DNA helicase DDX11 — protein sequence MEEKKEKGEEAPNFPAFPYKPYAIQIDFMNALYHSLNKGGLSMLESPTGTGKTLSIICSALQWVVDRRQQQKTEDRIVSDRNGAKDGQVDPDDEPDWMRNAVINKDKQSEEMKTKMKEKFGIGFRRADKRRNHENCRDLFSRSVEEEPCTKEEGNNLQMSNDAVELSDEDFLVEDYESEEEGNLGGGKSKRKVAGVSLSSSSEEDEEDGSGDDEYEEGEKLQVYFCSRTHSQLSQFIKELKKTVFANEMKVVCLGSRRNFCINEDVLKLGNSTRINERCLELQRNKNKEVSKIKNVGAGGRIRRNKASCGCPMLRKHKLQKEFKSMMSQQGALDIEDLVHLGKSMRTCPYYGSRSMVTVADLVVLPYQSLLSKASRESLGLNLKNNIVIIDEAHNLADSLISMYDSRITLSQLEDVHSHIEKYFERFCNVLGPGNRRYIQTLMVLTRAFRQVFLKDDRSYGDSCRDTEKASGASGTSTSSMAINDFLFSLNVDNINLVKLLQYIKESNIMHKVSGYGDKVASFQKKLALHGSEDGSTLSSFQALANLLLSLTNKDGDGRIIISRTCTTCSREEGRYIKYVMLTGDKIFSEIVDQAHSVVLAGGTLQPIEETRERLFPWLPPDQLQFFSCSHIVPPESILPVAVSRGPSGHTFDFSYSSRRSSIMIQELGQLLCNLVTVVPEGIVVFFSSFDYEGQVYDAWEASGILERIKKKKHLFREPRKNTYVESVLKEYKETIDTLSSGERKENPSQSGAMLLAVVGGKISEGINLSDGMGRCIVMVGLPYASPSDIELMERVKYIEGLGDSDSTKTPNLSLGNELCSGEVHAGFNVLRSCRRRGKEYYENLCMKAVNQSIGRAIRHINDYAAILLVDTRYASDSSKRNFCHPTSKLPQWIKDRFVASTDYGEVHRMLYQFFKHNKKRWLQQ from the exons GGACTGGAAAAACTCTCAGTATCATTTGTAGTGCTTTGCAATGGGTGGTTGATAGGAGGCAACAACAGAAGACTGAAGATAGGATTGTATCTGATCGTAATGGTGCAAAAGATGGTCAAGTTGACCCAGATGATGAACCTGATTGGATGAGAAATGCTGTCATTAACAAAGACAAGCAGAGTGAGGAGATGAAGACtaaaatgaaggagaagtTTGGGATTGGATTTCGAAGGGCCGAtaagagaaggaaccatgaaAATTGTAGAGATTTGTTCTCGCGGAGTGTTGAGGAGGAGCCTTGCACAAAGGAAGAGGGAAACAATTTGCAAATGAGCAATGATGCTGTGGAGTTGAGTGATGAAGATTTTTTGGTGGAAGATTATGAAAGCGAAGAGGAAGGGAATCTGGGTGGTGGGAAGTCAAAGAGGAAGGTTGCTGGGGTTTCCCTTAGTTCATCAAGcgaggaagatgaagaagatgggtCTGGTGATGATGAATATGAGGAGGGCGAGAAGCTGCAGGTTTATTTTTGTAGCCGAACACATTCACAGCTTTCACAGTTCATAAAGGAGTTAAAGAAGACTGTCTTTGCTAATGAGATGAAGGTGGTTTGTTTGGGCTCTAGGAGGAACTTCTGCATCAACGAAG ATGTATTGAAACTTGGAAACTCAACTCGCATTAATGAACGCTGTTTGGAACTTCAAAGAAACAAGAATAAGGAAGTTTCCAAAATCAAG AATGTGGGTGCAGGAGGAAGGATTCGCAGGAACAAGGCTTCTTGTGGCTGCCCAATGCTTAGAAAACATAAACTACAAAAGGAATTCAAGAGTATGATGTCTCAACAAGGTGCCTTGGATATTGAAGATCTTGTTCATCTTGGAAAAAGCATGAGGACTTGTCCATATTATGGCTCCCGAAGCATGGTTACTGTTGCTGATCTGGTGGTTCTACCGTATCAATCTCTACTTTCAAAAGCATCTCGCGAGTCACTTGGGCTCAATTTAAAGAATAATATCGTTATTATAGATGAGGCTCACAATCTAGCTGACTCCTTAATCAGCATGTATGACTCAAGAATCACTTTGTCGCAG CTGGAGGATGTGCACAGCCACATTGAGAAGTACTTTGAAAGATTTTGCAATGTATTGGGACCTGGTAATCGTAGATATATCCAAACTCTCATGGTACTCACTCGGGCTTTCCGCCAAGTGTTTCTCAAAGATGATAGAAGTTATGGAGATTCCTGCCGTGATACTGAAAAGGCTTCTGGGGCAAGTGGGACGTCTACTTCCTCTATGGCCattaatgattttttattttccctcaATGTTGACAACATCAACTTGGTCAAATTGCTTCAGTATATAAAGGAAAGCAACATCATGCACAAG GTTAGTGGGTATGGCGATAAAGTAGCTagctttcaaaaaaaattggcaCTTCATGGCAGTGAAGACGGAAGTACTCTGTCCAGTTTCCAGGCTTTAGCAAATTTGTTGCTATCACTGACAAATAAAGATGGTGATGGGAGGATTATCATCTCAAGGACTTGTACAACATGCTCTAGAGAGGAAGGACGATATATAAAATATGTTATGCTCACTGGGGATAAGATTTTTTCTGAG ATTGTAGATCAAGCACATTCCGTGGTACTGGCTGGGGGAACTCTGCAACCTATAGAAGAAACAAGGGAGCGACTCTTCCCTTGGTTACCACCGGACCAGTTGCAATTCTTTTCATGTAGTCACATTGTTCCCCCAGAGAGCATTTTGCCAGTTGCAGTTTCCCGTGGCCCTTCTGGTCACACTTTTGATTTTAGCTACAGCTCCAGAAGGTCATCAATCATG ATACAGGAACTAGGGCAATTGCTTTGTAATCTGGTGACAGTGGTTCCTGAGGGAATTGTTGTCTTCTTCTCCTCATTTGATTATGAAGGGCAAGTTTATGATGCGTGGGAGGCTTCAGgcatccttgaaaggattaagaagaagaagcatctATTTAGAGAGCCTAGAAAGAATACATATGTAGAATCTGTTCTCAAGGAATACAAGGAAACAATTGATACATTGTCTTCCGGGGAGCGGAAAGAAAATCCTTCTCAAAGTGGTGCAATGCTTCTTGCTGTCGTTGGTGGTAAGATATCAGAAGGCATCAACTTAAGTGATGGGATGGGCCGGTGTATAGTCATGGTTGGACTGCCCTATGCTAGCCCTTCTGATATTGAGTTAATGGAGAGGGTGAAGTATATTGAAGGGTTGGGAGATTCAGATTCCACTAAGACACCAAATCTTTCACTTGGTAATGAACTGTGCAGTGGAGAAGTACATGCAGGGTTTAACGTCCTCAGAAGTTGCAGACGCAGAGGAAAAGAATATTATGAGAATCTATGCATGAAAGCTGTTAATCAGTCCATTG GTAGAGCAATCCGGCATATAAATGACTATGCAGCAATTTTACTAGTCGACACACGGTACGCATCTGATTCCTCCAAACGGAATTTTTGCCATCCAACTAGCAAGCTTCCTCAGTGGATAAAGGATCGCTTCGTTGCTTCAACTGATTATGGTGAAGTTCATAGAATGTTGTATCAGTTCTTCAAACATAACAAGAAGAGATGGTTGCAGCAATAA